CGACGTCGGTGCCGAAGCGCTCGCGCAGGGACAGCGTGCCCAGGCGGCGATCGGCCAGGGCGCGGGCCGTGACGATGACCATGGAGGTCTGCAGCGGGTTCATGACCCGCGCCGGGTCGGCGTCGGTGCGGCGGCCGAAGGCCTGCACGGCCGCGTCGATGTTCTTCTCCGTGCCGTCCAGGACGACCTCGTCCCCGGGTTCGATCCGGTCGGCGGAGCCGGCGATCCGGGCCACGCCGCCGTGGCGCAGCGCCACCACGCGCACCAGCCCCTCGGAGATCCCCGGGATCTCCCGCACGGCGAGGGCGGAGGTGGCGGCCGCGGCGGTGAAGCGCAGCTTGCCGTCGGTCACCGGCGCCGGATCGCGCGGGGAGCTGCTCCACGGGCGGGCGGCGAGCAGGGTGATCGCGATGATGGTGCCGACCACGCCCACCAGGTAGGACAGCCCGTAGCCCACGGCCGGGGCCTGCCCGCCGGTGAGCTGGTTCGCCAGCGCCATCGCCGGCGTCGCGGTGAGCGAACCCGTCCACACGCCGATCGCCGTCGGCAGGTCCAGGTGGAGCAGCGCGGCCAGCGGGTGCACCGTGAAGGCGGTGAGGATCACCACGACGACGGCGGCCAGCATCAGGGGCAGGTTGCGGCGCAGGTCCCGGAAGAACACCTTGCCGGCGCCGAGCCCGATCAGGTAGGCGAACAGGGCCAGGCCGAAGCTCTGGAACAGGGCCAGCCGGTGGCCGACGTCGGGCAGCACCGCCCCGACGAGCAGGCCCACGAACAGTGCTCCGGAGGCGCCGAGGCGGATCTTGCCCAGGGGGATGGTGCCGACGGCGGCGCCCAGGGCGACGGTGGCCATGAGGACGAGGATGGGCTGGTCGTTGAGCAGTGCGAGCATGGGCGGGTCTCCG
This sequence is a window from Micrococcus porci. Protein-coding genes within it:
- a CDS encoding aspartate:alanine exchanger family transporter yields the protein MLALLNDQPILVLMATVALGAAVGTIPLGKIRLGASGALFVGLLVGAVLPDVGHRLALFQSFGLALFAYLIGLGAGKVFFRDLRRNLPLMLAAVVVVILTAFTVHPLAALLHLDLPTAIGVWTGSLTATPAMALANQLTGGQAPAVGYGLSYLVGVVGTIIAITLLAARPWSSSPRDPAPVTDGKLRFTAAAATSALAVREIPGISEGLVRVVALRHGGVARIAGSADRIEPGDEVVLDGTEKNIDAAVQAFGRRTDADPARVMNPLQTSMVIVTARALADRRLGTLSLRERFGTDVARLRRDDVESLATPQTELKVGDRVLIVTTAPRMEAVRDFFGNSTRGLSNLDWISLGTGMALGYLLGMVTIPLPGGASFSLGPAAGCILVGLALGAIGRTGPTVWEPSTEIALTLRQFGLMLFLGVVGLAAGPAFIETVFTRVGGLAILMSAVLTALTAALLIAAARLLGQSVDRTFGALAGITGQPAILDYALSRSTDARVTEGYAQLFALIMVVKIATVPFML